The following coding sequences are from one Natrarchaeobaculum sulfurireducens window:
- the hisD gene encoding histidinol dehydrogenase yields MDVNVRAIANLGPDDRTAFFERDAGIEAIRNDVREIVDRVRTEGDVAVREFTEEFDGVTVGNLEITDECERALDDVDEEVQAAIETAVANVREFHEAQLPEDWRREFTEGRELGRRFRPLERVGVYVPGGSAAYPSSAVMGVVPAKVAGVEHVSVVTPPADELNPVTLAAIHLAGADAVYSVGGAQAIGALASGTETIDRAQKIVGPGNKWVTAAKAEVRGDVEIDFLAGPSEVVVVADETADPGLVASELVAQAEHDPNASVVAVTDDEPTAEAIGAAVDEQAGAREREEVIRQALSNETSGVLYGRSMSEAILFTEAYAPEHLGIVAEDDEAILERIDSVGSVFLGPDTPVAAGDYASGTNHVLPTNGGARVTGGLSVETFLRSTTVQRLSSTGLAEIGDAITTLAEAEGLEAHAESVRRRLERTEGRDP; encoded by the coding sequence ATGGATGTTAATGTGCGGGCGATCGCGAATCTCGGGCCGGACGATCGCACCGCCTTTTTCGAGCGCGACGCAGGAATCGAAGCGATCAGAAACGACGTGCGTGAGATCGTCGATCGGGTTCGAACGGAGGGTGACGTCGCTGTCAGAGAATTTACTGAAGAGTTCGACGGCGTCACTGTTGGCAACCTCGAGATCACCGACGAGTGCGAACGAGCACTGGACGACGTAGACGAGGAGGTGCAGGCGGCCATCGAGACGGCTGTTGCGAACGTCAGGGAGTTCCACGAGGCACAACTACCCGAAGACTGGCGCCGAGAGTTCACCGAGGGACGCGAGCTGGGGCGTCGCTTCCGGCCGCTCGAGCGCGTCGGGGTCTACGTTCCTGGGGGTTCGGCGGCGTACCCCTCGAGTGCGGTCATGGGCGTCGTCCCGGCGAAAGTCGCGGGCGTCGAGCACGTGTCGGTTGTAACGCCGCCGGCGGACGAACTGAATCCAGTGACCCTCGCGGCGATTCACCTCGCGGGCGCGGACGCCGTCTACAGCGTTGGTGGCGCACAGGCCATCGGAGCGCTGGCCTCCGGGACCGAGACGATCGATCGAGCACAGAAGATCGTCGGACCGGGGAACAAGTGGGTGACGGCTGCCAAAGCCGAAGTTAGAGGGGACGTCGAGATTGACTTCCTCGCGGGCCCGAGCGAAGTGGTCGTCGTCGCCGACGAGACGGCCGATCCTGGCCTTGTGGCGAGTGAACTGGTCGCCCAGGCCGAACACGACCCAAACGCGTCGGTGGTGGCCGTAACCGACGACGAACCGACCGCCGAAGCCATTGGGGCAGCCGTCGACGAACAGGCGGGCGCACGCGAGCGCGAAGAGGTAATCCGTCAAGCGCTGTCCAACGAGACGAGTGGCGTTCTCTATGGTCGGTCGATGAGTGAAGCGATCCTCTTCACTGAAGCGTATGCTCCCGAGCACCTCGGAATCGTCGCCGAAGACGACGAGGCGATCCTCGAGCGCATCGACAGCGTCGGCAGTGTTTTCCTGGGGCCGGACACCCCTGTCGCTGCGGGAGACTACGCGAGTGGGACGAATCACGTCCTGCCGACTAACGGGGGAGCGCGTGTAACCGGTGGGCTGTCGGTCGAGACGTTCCTGCGTTCGACGACGGTCCAGCGACTCTCGTCGACTGGTCTCGCAGAGATCGGTGATGCGATCACCACACTGGCCGAGGCAGAAGGACTCGAGGCCCACGCTGAGAGTGTCAGACGACGCCTCGAGCGGACCGAAGGGAGAGACCCGTAA
- a CDS encoding HesB/IscA family protein → MSTNSVDGESAETRPRIEVTENAAEQALSLLESEGLDPSEAGLRLFVQQGGCAGLSYGMRFDDAPDDDDTIYVHHDLRVFVDPASQKYIEGSVLDFEQGLQSQGFHVENPNVVSECGCGESFRT, encoded by the coding sequence ATGAGCACGAACAGCGTGGACGGCGAAAGCGCGGAAACGCGCCCCAGGATCGAAGTGACAGAAAATGCGGCCGAGCAGGCGCTTTCGTTGCTCGAAAGCGAGGGGCTCGATCCCTCTGAGGCGGGCCTTCGTCTGTTCGTTCAGCAAGGCGGCTGTGCTGGCCTCTCGTATGGCATGCGCTTCGACGACGCGCCAGATGACGACGACACGATCTACGTACACCACGATCTGCGGGTGTTCGTCGACCCAGCGAGCCAGAAGTACATCGAAGGGAGTGTGCTGGACTTCGAACAGGGACTCCAGTCACAGGGGTTCCACGTCGAGAACCCGAACGTCGTCAGCGAGTGTGGGTGTGGAGAATCGTTCCGGACATAG
- a CDS encoding dodecin, with protein sequence MVFKKITLIGTSTESFDDAADDAIDRAEATLQNVYWIEVDELGVEIASAENREYQAEVTVAFELED encoded by the coding sequence ATGGTGTTCAAGAAGATCACGCTGATCGGAACCAGCACGGAGAGTTTTGACGATGCCGCGGACGACGCCATCGACCGCGCCGAGGCAACGCTTCAGAACGTCTACTGGATCGAAGTCGACGAACTCGGCGTCGAAATCGCGAGCGCTGAAAACCGGGAGTACCAGGCCGAAGTCACCGTCGCCTTCGAACTCGAGGACTGA
- a CDS encoding pyridoxal-phosphate-dependent aminotransferase family protein: protein MAGTDDSIDVSEIGELTPPERTLMGPGPSDVNPRVLRAMSTPLVGHLDPSFVEIMDEVQELLRYTFRTDNRWTIPVSGTGSAAMEAAIGNVVEPGDTMLVPTNGYFGSRMASMARRAGGEVAEVDAPWGEPLDPDDVNDALAEHQPDVFGFVHAETSTGVLQPDVPELTAAAHDHDALVIADTVTSLGGVELRVDEWGIDVAYSGPQKCLSCPPGASPLTLSDDAMEKVLSRDEDPRSWYLDLSLLEGYWGDERAYHHTAPVTNVYAIREALRLVAEEGIEERWARHERVAGALKAGVEAMGLEMNASDEYWLPSLNAVRVPDGIDDGDVCSALLERYDLEIASGLGDLDGEIFRIGCMGHSAQPGNVIFVVTALGDVLESMGADVDPGAGVTATRRALRE from the coding sequence ATGGCAGGTACTGACGATTCGATCGACGTATCCGAGATCGGCGAACTGACGCCACCGGAGCGAACGCTGATGGGACCCGGACCGAGCGACGTCAATCCACGTGTCCTGCGTGCGATGAGTACGCCGCTCGTGGGTCATCTCGATCCATCGTTCGTCGAGATCATGGACGAGGTCCAGGAGCTATTGCGCTACACTTTCCGGACTGACAACCGGTGGACGATCCCGGTGTCGGGAACCGGCTCGGCCGCCATGGAGGCTGCGATCGGGAACGTCGTCGAGCCCGGCGATACGATGCTCGTCCCCACGAACGGCTACTTCGGCAGTCGGATGGCCTCGATGGCCCGCCGCGCTGGCGGAGAGGTCGCCGAAGTCGACGCACCGTGGGGCGAACCGCTCGATCCCGACGATGTCAACGACGCACTCGCCGAACACCAGCCAGACGTCTTCGGCTTCGTCCACGCCGAGACCAGCACCGGGGTCCTCCAGCCGGACGTCCCCGAACTCACCGCGGCGGCCCACGACCACGACGCACTCGTGATCGCCGACACCGTCACCTCTCTCGGTGGTGTCGAGTTGCGCGTCGACGAGTGGGGAATCGACGTCGCCTACTCCGGCCCGCAGAAGTGTCTCTCCTGTCCGCCGGGTGCGAGTCCACTGACGCTTTCGGACGACGCGATGGAGAAGGTACTCTCCCGGGACGAAGACCCACGCTCATGGTACCTCGACCTCTCGTTGCTCGAGGGCTACTGGGGTGACGAACGCGCTTATCACCACACCGCACCAGTCACGAACGTCTACGCGATCCGCGAGGCCCTGCGGCTGGTCGCTGAAGAAGGCATCGAGGAGCGCTGGGCCCGCCACGAGCGGGTCGCCGGCGCGTTGAAAGCCGGCGTCGAGGCGATGGGGCTCGAGATGAACGCATCCGACGAATACTGGCTGCCGAGTCTGAACGCCGTTCGCGTGCCCGATGGAATCGACGACGGCGACGTCTGTTCGGCACTGCTCGAGCGCTACGATCTGGAGATCGCGAGCGGACTGGGCGATCTCGACGGCGAGATCTTCCGGATCGGCTGTATGGGCCACTCGGCCCAGCCGGGGAACGTGATCTTCGTCGTGACGGCACTCGGCGACGTACTCGAGTCGATGGGTGCGGACGTCGATCCGGGCGCGGGCGTAACGGCGACACGACGCGCGCTGCGAGAATAA
- a CDS encoding DUF7116 family protein, with product MRLVEQARSIFAELGYTVEGTGPEFRAERAWKVVHVNPVLENYTLPTSSGQFHCFVVQPDDADDLEATLEREQPSYEWAIIVVDGEEYQVERAPPGPRVSA from the coding sequence ATGCGACTCGTCGAGCAGGCCAGGTCGATATTCGCAGAGCTCGGTTACACCGTCGAGGGAACTGGGCCGGAGTTTCGTGCCGAACGCGCGTGGAAGGTCGTCCACGTAAACCCGGTCCTCGAGAACTATACGCTTCCGACGTCATCCGGGCAGTTCCACTGTTTCGTCGTCCAGCCGGATGATGCCGACGATCTCGAGGCGACACTCGAGCGAGAGCAGCCAAGCTACGAGTGGGCGATTATCGTGGTCGACGGAGAAGAGTATCAGGTCGAACGGGCCCCGCCGGGACCGCGCGTCTCGGCCTAA
- a CDS encoding DUF5816 domain-containing protein, which translates to MRPTSTEDGKTVYVSSSDGDRGSKGPFLVAYESRSGDRRYGWFCTNCERIDNAMDSMGRIKCNVCGNFRKPTEWDAAHE; encoded by the coding sequence ATGCGCCCGACTTCGACCGAGGACGGGAAGACGGTCTACGTCTCCTCGAGCGATGGGGATCGGGGATCGAAGGGTCCCTTCCTCGTTGCGTACGAATCACGCAGCGGTGACCGCCGATACGGCTGGTTCTGTACGAACTGTGAACGCATCGACAACGCGATGGACTCTATGGGCCGGATCAAGTGCAACGTTTGTGGGAACTTCCGCAAGCCCACCGAGTGGGACGCCGCCCACGAGTAG
- a CDS encoding universal stress protein produces the protein MALVVVPVRYPLSKHSRRTLERAIQIARERDATLTILHVNLYQNGKKVTRIDLKNAVERSFGPLENVRYVVRTGFLVEESILDEVAAEDADAVVIGNKQASRLHRLFRRFTDNPDIDRYLRNHLECEVITVESARA, from the coding sequence ATGGCGCTGGTCGTGGTCCCCGTTCGGTATCCCCTGTCGAAACACTCGAGGCGAACGCTCGAGCGGGCGATCCAGATCGCTCGCGAGCGTGATGCGACGTTAACGATCCTCCACGTTAATCTCTATCAGAACGGGAAGAAAGTGACGCGAATCGATCTGAAAAATGCCGTCGAACGATCGTTCGGCCCCCTTGAAAACGTCCGATACGTCGTCCGGACGGGATTTCTGGTCGAAGAGAGTATTCTCGACGAGGTGGCAGCCGAAGACGCCGACGCGGTCGTCATCGGAAACAAACAGGCAAGCAGGCTGCACCGACTTTTCCGGCGGTTCACCGACAATCCAGACATCGACCGCTACTTGCGAAACCACCTCGAGTGTGAGGTTATCACGGTCGAGAGCGCACGCGCGTAA
- a CDS encoding universal stress protein: MYDDVLIPTDGSDTVSETLDHALPIAAANDATVHALYVVDSRITAAASDADASTLAQSLEAEGQDAVADIETRAADDGLETTGEIQSGTPAKTILEYADEQGIDLIVIGTRGKSPREKVTSLGSVSERVVDNASVPVFVVRDAGT, translated from the coding sequence ATGTACGATGACGTTCTCATCCCGACGGACGGAAGCGATACCGTCTCCGAGACGCTCGATCACGCGCTCCCAATCGCAGCAGCCAACGACGCGACGGTTCATGCACTGTACGTCGTCGACAGTCGGATCACTGCTGCAGCGTCCGACGCCGACGCCTCTACTTTAGCCCAGTCGCTCGAGGCCGAAGGACAGGACGCCGTCGCCGACATCGAGACGCGCGCGGCAGACGATGGCCTCGAGACGACCGGCGAGATCCAGAGTGGAACACCCGCAAAGACGATTCTCGAGTACGCCGACGAACAGGGCATCGACCTCATCGTTATCGGCACGCGCGGGAAAAGTCCACGCGAGAAAGTGACCTCACTCGGGAGCGTCTCCGAACGCGTCGTCGATAACGCGTCGGTCCCGGTGTTCGTGGTTCGCGACGCCGGAACCTGA
- a CDS encoding mechanosensitive ion channel family protein, with translation MRPVFQLNGPDAVEDVEGTLPGPVPDYAVEIGLAVVVLVVGWYLSKLAVRLTGRSVARRIERPSVTRTVLRGVRLSVLLLTVVTVASILGVSGTEILLSVTVISAVIAVVLAPLVGSFINGVFVLADRPYEIGDMIEITDEGHKGFVEDITIRYTKIFTLQNTFIVIPNAEIQQRDVINYSAEDERTRIAVSFEITYDSDLESACQTAERAARGVENVISGGPDIRIGSARYAAAPRCVINEYADNGIVLELYVWLKHPYRQAVDRSMVQQAVRDRFTDLDVEFAYPHRHHVFDETSGVARMTVDDVGPDGQFIDPAAQHGEDSPGSGEQ, from the coding sequence ATGCGACCGGTCTTTCAGCTGAACGGGCCCGACGCAGTCGAGGACGTAGAGGGCACTTTGCCCGGCCCCGTTCCCGATTACGCAGTCGAAATCGGGCTTGCTGTCGTCGTGCTCGTCGTCGGCTGGTATCTCTCGAAACTCGCAGTTCGACTTACGGGTCGGTCGGTCGCCCGCCGAATCGAACGTCCGAGCGTCACGCGAACCGTCTTACGTGGAGTCAGGCTCTCTGTTCTGTTGCTCACGGTCGTCACCGTTGCGAGCATACTCGGGGTCAGCGGCACCGAAATCCTCCTGTCGGTGACCGTGATCTCTGCGGTGATCGCCGTCGTGCTCGCGCCGCTCGTCGGGAGCTTCATCAACGGTGTGTTCGTCCTCGCTGACCGCCCCTACGAGATCGGCGACATGATCGAGATCACCGACGAGGGGCACAAGGGGTTCGTCGAGGATATCACGATTCGCTACACGAAGATCTTCACCCTGCAAAATACGTTTATCGTCATCCCGAACGCCGAAATCCAACAACGGGACGTGATCAATTACTCCGCCGAAGACGAACGAACGCGTATCGCCGTGTCGTTCGAGATCACCTACGACAGCGATCTCGAGTCGGCGTGTCAGACAGCCGAGCGGGCTGCTCGAGGTGTTGAAAACGTCATCTCGGGCGGTCCGGACATTCGGATCGGCAGCGCACGATACGCCGCGGCACCGCGGTGTGTCATCAACGAGTACGCGGACAACGGCATCGTCCTCGAGTTGTACGTCTGGCTCAAACACCCGTACCGACAGGCAGTCGATCGGTCGATGGTCCAACAAGCGGTACGCGATCGATTCACCGATCTCGATGTCGAGTTCGCCTATCCACACCGACATCACGTCTTCGACGAAACGAGCGGCGTTGCACGTATGACCGTCGACGACGTCGGACCCGACGGCCAATTTATCGACCCGGCCGCCCAACACGGTGAGGACTCCCCAGGCTCTGGCGAGCAGTAA
- the trmB gene encoding HTH-type sugar sensing transcriptional regulator TrmB, with protein sequence MAPDELRSTVERVGDRFNLGEYEIDAYLTVLEQGQLTASEIADRTDIPQPRVYDTVRSLSDRGLVELRESRPMKVVAIDPSEAFDNVQTSLERMIDELEARYTAPARETEAVSLVKSRSTILRYLEEVIDAAEYELSLSLTPDLLVRYEDELSATIDDGVSVDLIVTPASEAPDPEEFDYFEVATSARSRRGITTPVVAVADGNYSVYATQDALRDDQDRYGVIFNRSALGFLVSAFFGTVLWTTAERTLGENGTDRSYPRRYASIRRCVKDLIDEGGEFYATIEGRDVEVGGTRIVRGRVLDVSFEVSEEVAALTVETEDGTNVTIGGRVAALEDIEAHEIHIGRHEPPEIKD encoded by the coding sequence ATGGCACCAGACGAACTGCGCTCGACGGTCGAGCGCGTCGGGGACCGGTTCAACCTCGGAGAGTACGAGATCGACGCCTATCTGACCGTCCTCGAGCAGGGCCAGCTCACGGCAAGCGAAATCGCCGACCGGACGGACATCCCCCAGCCACGGGTGTACGACACCGTTCGGAGCTTGAGCGATCGCGGCCTGGTCGAACTGCGCGAGTCCCGTCCGATGAAAGTCGTCGCAATCGATCCGAGCGAAGCGTTCGATAACGTCCAGACGTCACTCGAGCGAATGATCGACGAACTCGAGGCCCGCTACACCGCCCCCGCTCGAGAGACCGAGGCGGTTTCACTCGTCAAGTCGCGGTCGACGATCCTTCGATACCTAGAGGAGGTCATCGACGCCGCCGAGTACGAACTCTCGCTGTCGTTGACGCCAGATCTACTGGTTCGCTACGAAGACGAACTCTCGGCGACGATCGACGACGGCGTCAGCGTCGACCTGATCGTGACGCCAGCTTCCGAGGCCCCAGATCCGGAGGAGTTCGACTACTTCGAGGTCGCCACATCGGCCCGATCTCGGCGTGGAATCACGACCCCAGTCGTCGCTGTAGCCGACGGAAACTACTCGGTCTATGCGACCCAGGACGCCCTCCGTGACGACCAGGACCGCTACGGCGTCATCTTCAACCGGTCGGCGCTTGGGTTTCTGGTTTCCGCCTTCTTCGGAACGGTTCTCTGGACGACCGCCGAACGGACCCTCGGCGAGAACGGGACGGACCGCTCGTACCCACGTCGGTACGCCTCGATTCGCCGCTGTGTAAAAGACCTCATCGACGAAGGCGGAGAGTTCTATGCGACGATCGAGGGACGAGATGTCGAGGTCGGTGGAACGCGCATCGTCCGCGGCCGCGTGCTCGACGTCTCCTTCGAGGTGAGCGAGGAGGTCGCCGCGTTGACCGTCGAAACCGAGGACGGTACGAACGTGACCATCGGCGGCCGCGTCGCCGCACTCGAGGACATCGAGGCCCACGAGATTCACATCGGGCGACACGAACCGCCGGAGATCAAAGACTGA
- a CDS encoding Gfo/Idh/MocA family protein — MTIDRRGIRTGIVGLGNIGQYHAERLVDRNVTLVGGMDVVDEARRRFARRYDVDVFEDHQQLYDTVDAVIITTPNKYHEQYAIDAFERDLHVLLEKPLAHSLESATRIADAAADAESHGMVGFNNRFANAVRIVRDRLARGDLGEVTHVEANYVRRRGIPGRGSWFTRRQIAGGGALIDLGVHAIDLALYLLGYPPVEEVSGVTRGTFGAREDYAYLEMWADDAGPSGFDVDDSASAFVRCRDGRTISLEVAWATNRPATHEFIIRGTESAARFDLLEGDLSFHSASNVGADHLEDTGIEATQNDTHADEQQAFFDRILAENPHDNSVSEALTVQRVVDGIYRSSEQERSIDIDE; from the coding sequence ATGACAATTGATCGACGCGGCATCAGGACCGGAATCGTCGGCCTCGGGAATATCGGCCAGTATCACGCAGAGCGGCTCGTCGACCGAAACGTCACGCTCGTCGGTGGGATGGACGTCGTCGACGAGGCGAGACGTCGATTCGCTAGACGGTACGACGTCGACGTGTTCGAAGACCACCAGCAACTGTACGACACTGTCGACGCCGTGATCATCACGACGCCAAACAAGTATCACGAGCAGTACGCGATCGACGCGTTCGAACGGGACCTCCACGTCCTCCTCGAGAAGCCACTCGCCCACTCGCTCGAGAGCGCGACACGGATCGCCGACGCAGCAGCCGATGCCGAAAGTCACGGGATGGTGGGATTTAACAACCGATTTGCGAACGCGGTTCGGATCGTCCGCGACCGACTGGCACGCGGAGACCTGGGCGAGGTCACACACGTGGAGGCGAACTACGTCCGCAGACGAGGCATTCCCGGCCGGGGCTCGTGGTTCACTCGACGACAGATCGCCGGCGGCGGTGCGCTCATCGACCTCGGCGTCCACGCTATCGACCTCGCACTCTACCTTCTTGGCTACCCGCCGGTCGAGGAAGTCAGCGGTGTCACCCGCGGAACGTTCGGCGCGCGTGAGGATTACGCCTATCTAGAGATGTGGGCCGACGACGCCGGCCCGTCGGGATTCGACGTCGACGACTCCGCGAGCGCGTTCGTTCGGTGTCGCGACGGGCGGACGATCAGCCTCGAGGTGGCCTGGGCGACGAACCGGCCAGCAACTCACGAGTTCATCATTCGCGGCACCGAGTCGGCAGCCCGCTTCGACTTACTCGAGGGAGATCTGAGCTTTCATTCGGCGAGCAACGTCGGTGCCGACCATCTCGAGGATACGGGGATCGAAGCGACTCAGAACGACACCCACGCCGACGAACAGCAGGCCTTCTTCGATCGCATCCTCGCGGAGAACCCCCACGATAACAGCGTCTCGGAGGCCCTGACCGTCCAGCGAGTCGTCGACGGAATCTACCGCTCGAGCGAACAGGAGCGGTCGATCGACATCGACGAGTAA
- a CDS encoding carboxypeptidase regulatory-like domain-containing protein, with protein MRVTRQLMLEIERREVPVGESITVRVHDGTNRPIEDATVEAGSRRYRTDSRGICKLTLQSPGFWRLTARKLPTDRIAYRMATGLVRAVPRSTTTPSRIRSGPT; from the coding sequence ATGAGAGTGACCCGCCAGCTCATGCTCGAGATCGAACGGCGTGAGGTTCCGGTCGGGGAATCGATAACCGTCCGCGTTCACGACGGAACGAACCGACCGATCGAAGATGCGACGGTCGAGGCTGGATCACGACGCTACCGAACCGACTCCAGAGGGATCTGCAAGCTCACACTCCAGTCACCCGGATTCTGGCGGCTTACCGCGCGCAAACTGCCGACGGATCGGATCGCCTATCGAATGGCGACCGGACTCGTGCGGGCAGTTCCCAGATCGACGACCACTCCGTCGCGTATTCGATCCGGTCCGACGTGA
- a CDS encoding cryptochrome/photolyase family protein — MVLFWHRRDLRVRDNCGLEQAASFDEPLVSLFVLDPTVLEHASPVRVACLLDGLSALREQYRERDSDLLVRRGEASKVVPQVASEVEASTVVWNEDYSGLASERDRAVTAALEDDGVRLESVHDAICHEPGSITPNQGEHYSVFSYFWKKWRDREKQSPVDAPTAADLGEVRGDPLPSLEELGFEEPEVSFPSVTPTAARERVASFCSGPIYRYAETRDVPSAGMTSRLSPHLKWGTVGVRELYAATERAADRAEDGDARASVREFQRQLAWREFYAHVLAFNPETVSENFSGYQNGIEWHNDPEELEAWQAGRTGYPIVDAGMRQLLEEAWMHNRVRMLVASFLTKDLLIDWREGYDWFRRHLADHETANDVGGWQWAASTGTDAQPYFRVFNPMKQGREYDPDAEYIRQYVPELADASSDEIHGWHELEPSEREAVAPDYPAPLVDHGERRTMAIETFERARGDG, encoded by the coding sequence ATGGTACTCTTCTGGCACCGCCGTGACTTACGGGTGCGTGATAACTGTGGCCTCGAGCAAGCAGCATCGTTCGACGAGCCACTCGTCTCGCTGTTCGTGCTCGACCCGACCGTCCTCGAGCATGCGTCGCCGGTCCGTGTCGCATGTCTGCTCGACGGGCTTTCGGCACTTCGGGAACAGTACCGTGAGCGCGACAGCGATCTCCTCGTTCGCCGAGGTGAAGCGAGCAAGGTCGTTCCCCAGGTTGCCTCAGAAGTCGAAGCGTCGACCGTCGTCTGGAACGAAGACTACAGCGGCCTCGCCAGCGAACGTGATCGGGCTGTCACCGCTGCGCTCGAGGACGACGGCGTCAGGCTCGAGTCGGTCCACGATGCGATCTGTCACGAACCCGGCTCGATCACGCCCAACCAGGGTGAGCACTATTCGGTCTTTTCGTACTTCTGGAAAAAGTGGCGTGACCGGGAGAAGCAATCGCCAGTAGATGCTCCGACGGCGGCCGACCTCGGAGAGGTTCGTGGCGACCCCCTCCCGTCGCTCGAGGAGTTAGGCTTCGAAGAGCCCGAGGTGTCTTTCCCGTCGGTGACCCCGACGGCTGCTCGCGAGCGCGTCGCGTCGTTCTGCTCCGGACCGATCTACCGGTATGCCGAAACGCGGGACGTCCCGTCAGCGGGGATGACCTCGCGGCTTTCACCACACCTCAAGTGGGGCACTGTCGGCGTTCGCGAACTGTACGCCGCGACCGAGCGCGCAGCCGACCGTGCGGAAGACGGCGACGCTCGAGCGAGCGTCCGTGAGTTCCAGCGACAGCTCGCCTGGCGGGAGTTCTACGCACACGTCCTGGCGTTCAATCCGGAGACGGTATCCGAGAACTTCTCCGGCTATCAAAACGGGATCGAGTGGCACAACGACCCCGAGGAACTCGAAGCGTGGCAGGCGGGTCGGACCGGCTACCCGATCGTCGACGCGGGAATGCGCCAGCTTCTCGAGGAGGCGTGGATGCACAATCGGGTTCGGATGCTCGTCGCGTCGTTTCTGACGAAAGACCTCCTGATCGACTGGCGTGAGGGGTACGACTGGTTCCGGCGGCACCTCGCAGACCACGAGACGGCGAACGACGTCGGCGGCTGGCAGTGGGCAGCTTCGACCGGGACCGACGCCCAGCCGTACTTTCGGGTGTTCAACCCAATGAAACAGGGCCGGGAGTACGACCCCGACGCCGAGTACATCCGCCAGTACGTTCCGGAACTTGCGGATGCCAGCTCCGACGAGATCCACGGCTGGCACGAACTCGAGCCGTCCGAACGTGAGGCGGTCGCTCCCGACTATCCGGCCCCTCTCGTCGACCACGGCGAGCGCAGGACGATGGCGATCGAGACGTTCGAACGGGCCCGCGGCGACGGGTGA
- a CDS encoding phosphatase PAP2 family protein — protein sequence MSFAAVVLELAIMVATMLAVATLVVVGPRRLATALTDIRARLRPCLLPASVLALVLLFRWGTVDIVIRLERDVIGISITPLLEYVENVVLPINPVVTLQSLQTPELTAYFVFIYIYGYAFLLLFPFVAYFALESADELRNLIFAFALNYGIGLFCYMLFIAVGPRNLVGEFEGLLYIAFPQSGLLTHEVNQNTNVFPSLHTSLAMTVFFFAWYTREEYPAWLGIAGIIAISVAISTMYLGIHWFSDVVAGTLLALFSVYVARRYTIDELYWNARGYLATRINRLERPGRS from the coding sequence ATGTCTTTCGCCGCCGTGGTCCTCGAACTGGCCATCATGGTCGCCACGATGCTCGCGGTCGCGACCCTCGTCGTGGTGGGCCCACGTCGATTGGCTACGGCGCTGACTGACATTCGTGCCCGGCTCAGACCGTGTTTGCTCCCAGCGAGTGTCCTCGCGCTCGTCTTACTCTTTCGGTGGGGGACCGTCGACATCGTCATCCGGCTCGAACGAGACGTCATCGGCATCAGTATCACGCCGCTGCTCGAGTACGTCGAGAACGTGGTGTTGCCCATCAATCCAGTCGTCACGCTCCAGTCACTTCAGACGCCCGAGCTAACCGCCTACTTCGTCTTTATCTATATCTATGGCTATGCGTTTCTCCTGTTGTTCCCGTTCGTCGCGTACTTCGCACTCGAGTCTGCCGACGAACTGCGTAATCTGATCTTCGCGTTCGCGTTGAACTACGGGATCGGCCTGTTTTGTTATATGCTGTTCATCGCAGTCGGGCCACGGAATCTCGTGGGGGAGTTCGAGGGGCTGCTCTACATTGCGTTCCCGCAGTCGGGGCTGCTTACACACGAGGTAAACCAGAACACGAACGTTTTCCCCTCGCTGCATACGTCCCTCGCGATGACGGTGTTCTTTTTCGCCTGGTACACGCGCGAAGAGTATCCGGCCTGGCTCGGTATTGCCGGAATCATCGCGATCAGTGTCGCGATTTCGACGATGTATCTCGGCATTCACTGGTTCTCCGACGTCGTCGCGGGAACGCTACTCGCGCTGTTCAGCGTCTACGTTGCTCGACGGTACACGATCGACGAACTCTACTGGAACGCTCGAGGCTATCTCGCGACCCGGATTAACCGGCTCGAGCGACCAGGCAGATCGTAG